In Mytilus edulis chromosome 3, xbMytEdul2.2, whole genome shotgun sequence, the genomic window TGTTTGTGCATTCATCTgtccagtctttcctctaaattgtattCTCTTTATGTATTGGTGAGTGTTCtccatgaatttcagtaagtaacttgtggatttacatggatatatatatactcaaaatttagtactaatattaatgggagtttagcatgacatcctgtcaaatgcttgttaatcatgcttatgttccagaacatatgagtatttggactgtacacgtacagtctgcccaattttaagaagtttgtcaagtttattagaaacaaatttacattacagatcaacataactgaaatctttaatagattaatacaaaaatttaaattgcatttgaaataaaaacacatgtttgGTCGAGCTGGTATTAGACAGTACAAGTATACTCAAATTGTCTGACTATGCCTATGGTCGGACTGTTAGAGTATActtatatgttccagaccgtaaaCGTGCGGTCcaaatactgatatggtctggaacatttatacatgtcttaaaattaagatcaaacacattggtgtttgtgaacttggtaataagttattcGATAGATCTGtaatgttttgggatatcaaaataaaaaatatctcatttttaattttaataaagaagaaaattattGATTTATGTATAACTGTATATAAAAATGAGACAgaaagccaacaacacaaaaaatgaggataaaacaatataattttttggaaagattggaacttgttctaaatctttccttaggcaccggcctccctaacaacaggacaggttagctactattactgcatacatgtattaattcACACGGAAATACAGTTCCCTATAGTtttcatgtatgtgcacataatacacatataaactgtgAAAAATGGGTATATTTTTGGAGCaattcattcaagaatgtatgtaattaaggtgtgttgatgtgcaggcttttttttaaacattttgattaggtaattgagtattgatacactactagtatgattgacaactgtcattatcactaaacatcAGGGACAAGGTGAACCTTGAATTACAATGCCCAACctcctaaactgtcaatcaaattgaccacattacttaTCAACCTTAgtgttacataattatacagacccAATATACATCTGAATAcacaaatatttgacctcataattgaatacacaaatgtatatattagatgtttgatatataaggatgatagatttatttattgcctattacttttgatctacattacataaagtgattctgtaaattatgtctgaaagataaatgattaaaaaaaatgctgaaaaaaatactttataaattgatcaaaaggcactctatAACTTTTaattgtatcaatgttataatttccaatatgtccAAAGAGTTCTAgttatttttcattgaaataaaacacaagttGAACTACTGTcagaacttcaaaagcttaaggaaatattgtttcttttgtctgagttttgtataataattatatattgcaaattcttgcgaataatggaatgttattataattgcctaaagttttaacattgatctttatatatataacttgggaaaatacccaaatgttataaagaagaataaattaatatattgttatatagtattagaaaaggaagatgtggtatattgctaatttgacaactctccatcagagaccaaaggatgtaggcgGTTAGCAACTGATGACCATGATGAtactggacaacctttaacaatcagttaatccataccgcatagctgTATAATAAATAACttcagattttattggttctttttcagaaggattaaAATTCATCACCTAGAATAAATgtagaaaacatagaaacaacacaagaataaattcaaagacaaaagttggatcagttattattttcatcactcaatCAATGATTTGGAGTTCttttaaataccaaaagataaagaaaccacaataatgtcaatgttATATGCTGAATGACCAAAAAGTTGACTATACAATCACACAATGCttgatgataagaaactattaatgttttgtgtggaGGGatattgtgaagaaaaaaatacattcactTAAATAGCTACTAATATGTTAAGCCTAATAATAGAGTTTTTCACTGATTTCAAATGGTAAATAATTGTGTTTcgagaaagtattctataattcataaatagacatatattgatacttacattatctgctttgttgtttaaaagttattttttgaacagttatagaacaatatgttgaattaacatttccaaagaaaaaaagatattcaattaaaaagattcatcttaatataacaatttactaccaaatagatTACAttcagtcaggatcctacttcgtcaaaattatctccccattacgccagttcattttcacaatcgtaaaaatggaagccattgtagcgatgacgcgctaccaattttgctcttggaaaccgataaatttatccacattgcaccaatacgatccttatatgtcagttatattttaaaagacaaatgtatcaactagctaatgagcattagttaatgatcttgtctgcattgattcaacttaaaactattgtctgatcggttgttaggtggaattttcgaacaatcataaacatttataaaaaatctaattaaatatttcgtggaagggcagactagacttttttagtggttgaagactataaaccctagttatcacacacaataaattagaatttttcgaagatatgcattttcatcatccaacttgtaagactgtcgtcaagtactttcagtaaaaaaaatagctattcgaacacaccttccctgtttgtgtgactcattagataggtatttcacttgacccatatatttcatcttttagtactgttatttttttgtgttataaagtcaacctgtagctttaatttataaaaatgatagaatctgaagcgagacgatgtatgaaatattcttactttgaacgatatcaagacaaaatactcaactcaaacacgccctaacataaaaaggtgcactcgattttctcttttcgatacaattgttacctattttttggaattttttcttcagtcacataatggaagggcaaacacgaaaattactgaactaatagattgatatcttttccgtccgtggtaattttttcaaaaaaatcggaggttatgcatttttgtcatccaacttgaaagatacccatgtcgtcgacttgatatctaattgttctgcttaactatgtactagataaattgaaaacttatgcaaatggtgtttttgaaataaaacacctcgtaattgagaagaaaattgcagttttgtttgtttctattaactttttaaaaatttgtcactatagtaaacaatacagtaaacatttatcaccttctctaatagagagcttcgattcttttgttctatttcaacctggtttccgactgcattgtaacatacacattactgtatatttacatctatatatttataatttgaatcccataggatttaatttgtcccatgggatattaaaaatcccatgggataattatagtccaatgggacaacaaatatccaaTGGAactacaattatcccatgggaccaaaaaaaatcccatggtattttgccctgtcccatgggatattgaaaattccatgtttttataaatcaaatagcaaaataaatataatagtaacagtaaaaaacaaatgaaattattaaatcccatgtaattccgcacattttgattatattcatgacattgtagctcttatttgaggcggcggcggatttgcaaatgagtgttttgcaaattaaaagtgtccagtgtttaaaTAGAAAAAGAAATGATAATAATGAGATAAATTTTAGAACACGGCCGCGTACATGAGAGAAGACAGCCGCTATACTTCAGAAGTTATTGCTGTTCAAAAAGTATTGAAAGTACAATTATACAACAACATACATCGGTAATTCGAAAATAAGAAGAATTTATACAATTCCGTCTTCCTTTAGGGGGCACTAACTACGAGGTATATAAACATTCtgaaattggttattttttttcaatcattaatgaaagtgaaatagtgaaataataattcgcttttagcagccagtattgtttaattttgtctaaataagctaagaaacattgatgataaattattcatttgcaagtgaataattcgacctcttTAAATTCGTATTCATATGAACTTCAACTGAACCCTTTAGCTAGACATGTATAACGCCTGAATTGTGCGTGTTCtgtaatttaaaggaaaataatgtcaacatttaaagtggaacaaagttaaattatttaattgactaattcgatccacaaaaactcattcGTGTGCAGGTAAcaacgatgattaacatatatttttaatctataatttgaaattaaacagacatagaaaatccaattgcacgattTCACTTTCTATCTATTTGTTAACATCGCCTATATAATCATCGGGGGTCTTCCAAGTTCAAACAATAGATATCTAGATAGCGGGTTGACTCAAATACGCAAGAAACGAAGTACATATTATAGACCCCAAGGCATGtataaattgtttaatttatacttttttttattatttggataaatgttttacattgttataaatcaaatatgagaatttgagtcaaatcggtcaacatgaatttgacagctagtgcccctttaacaaaaTGACAACATTGGAAACATAGTGTAAATAAACCCGCcacaattatattttcaatttacattacatgtttattctttggtttgcCTGTACGTTACTCTTAAGTCTGTCTTGTGGTCTTAGCTGTGAATATGACATGTTATTGCTGTTGCAATAGTACTAATGTTTCTTACAAGAGTATatctacttttaaaatataaacctcATTTCTCTCAACTTTTCCTATTTCGTGATTTAGATACACAAACCTGATATTTGCCTTGCTTAATTTATGTCTGGTGATTTATTTTGCTTGAATAAAATGCGTTTGATGTCATTGTTACCGACTTTTTTGTCAAGTGTGCATTTTATGAGGGCAATTTTGTCCAAAAGAAAAATGTTATACAACATAAaagaaattttgattatttttaaacatgttaaaaggaatttattttaatcGCACATTTTATATAGTCAAAATTGAAGTTGGAAAAACACACAATAcgtcatttttaaaaaaattaatatactaCCCTGTCAATTAAAGTAGGACAAATATGTTATTCTACACATGAGATATCTATATCAAACTGAGGACTTTGTCTATGAAGACCTTCCAGCAAATGTTAGGACAAAAACTAGTACTAGAAACAAAAGCACTGTTACTTTATAAACATTATATGATTTTCCAGTATGATAAATTGGTAGTGCTGTCTAATATGCATTTATTCTACACCTCTCTTCATCTATCTACACCTCTCTATTTCTCTCAGTTAACCAACTTTTCAGATCAAACTAATATATCTTCATTTGATTCTATCCTGATTATGCAAGGATATTTGTCACAAGTTGTTATACCTCGTCcacacgtacatttaattcgaatttaATTcaaatcgaatgcgaatcgaattcatcaatcgcgttcacacactcttctttctAATTCGAACTGATTCTTattggctaattcgaattatccaattcgcattagaaatacgcttttgtCAATACGAATGTAAAGTTAACGTCTTTTGGACTGTTTGGCGAATTTGACGAGCAttgcaatttgaattaaaattgaccttaggacgtaaaacgttttgaatgcgaattaaactaattcgaactagttaatgcgaatcgagtttgaattacgtgtgaactcagcattataTTGTAGACCCTGTTTATATTAAACGATTCAACACTATAAACTACAAGACTAATGTTACCCTGCCATATACAAACAATGTATTAGTCGTAGTCGACTATAATGTTGAGTTCACACGTAAATCGAATTCgaatttgaaattatataattgcaaatataaatagtaaaatatttgtattttcatgctatagttcgtttctgtgtgtgttatattttaatgttgtgtttctgttgtgtcatagttctcCCCTTATATTTGAtgggtttccctcagttttagtttgtaacccggatattttttttctcaatcgatttatgatgaACAGcagtatattactgttgcctttatttaacggcacaaaattatttcttaaaatttctacaaaattattatttaaaacatgGGCATTTATATCTCTCATGCATAGTTTTTAGAGTAAAACGTATACACACCAAACATAAGAAAGATGATGTcaataacaatcaatcaatcacgcCTAATGTGTCGGCTTTAGATAACTTTTCATTGGATCAGAGTGAGGTTTATTCAACAAAGTATGGTAATCCCATCCAAAAACAAATCATTGTACCTAAGTTTCAGCCTTTTGAAGAAGGAAGCACaaagtttcttttttttgtcacattttatGCTCATCAAAACACTTTTAGAAATCTCCCAATTATATCTTTTATctagtcattattttttttaaacatgtttttagagCCAGGTTGTCCATTTGTTCTGTATATCAAGAAAATGACGCATATTAAAATAGCTGACTTAACAACCAGTACACCACCTTTATTACCAAATTTCCAGACGGACGTAGTCGGAATTCCCACAAGTATTATAGGAAGGTCCCCATACcctatataaaacatataacttttaaaattcttATCACAGGCATTATACGACATGCAATTTAATTTAATCTGCCTTGTTTTATCTTGCATTTTTGCATCAggtatttatttataactaagtgAACATAATGCtatcttaattttttattttactgttattGCATATTGCATCTGCATGCGTTATTCAAAACAAAATCGAGcagtattttatataatttttttcgttttttattttcgttttttatttatgctgaaattattttgaaaatcttataaaagtGAATTAACCAATctcaatatatacattttaacatttatatatttgCAACTAGCTTCTAAATAAGTGTGACTTTCATATATTCATACTTATATGCCTgaattttttatacaatatttttttctttcgtcAAGATATGTTGTATCAATGTTTTTAGTACAAATGATGATTATGTTTGTAATATTCCAGTGTTTTCCGCTATATGTCACTCTGATTCACAGTGTCCAGCTGGCTTTCACTGTTGTAAAGGAACCGAATGGTGTTGTGCGAGCGGTTACGCGTGCACAGGTACAGCAGAATGTCGTTTAGAAGCACTGTCTGCTGGGTATGTCTTTTACCATCATATGCTATATATAGTTTCCTCATAATTCAGACTTCTATTATTTTCAGGTGGGAAGGTCTTTTACATTCATATCACATATAATATACTGTCCTCATAattcgatattttttttcattcgcaaacaattaaaaatcatGTTTGCGGTCAATACTGTTGCTTCTAAACgaaatatactattttatataaaaaaaaaaaagataatcacCATGGCTGGATCTATGACTTTTATATGTGCTAAACAAGCTGACGCAAATAGCACAAAACATATGAGCATATTTGCATCCATTTAAATTGAGAACTGTAATGTGCATACAGATACCTCAACAATTACTATGTTTATTTTTTCCTGATATTCTATTTTAATCATGGCGTAGGGTAGATTTCGCCAACAAATTAAAGTTATCTATGTTAtcctgttagttttctcgtagcGTATTccatctaattaaaaaaaatatattaaaatttatacatcagataactttaaatttttatttatcatttcaatCACTGAGGAGGGATGAAAACTCTGACATATTAcctattttttcataaataataatatttctttAAGTTTATTAAGGATTTTTACACATAAAGGATATTGAGGTAGGGTCAGTTTCACCTAAATTTCTCTTAACCAAAGAAAGTAATAAGTGAAAACTGCTCTAAACATACTGTCAATCAAAGTCTGATAAGTCTATATAATGCACATAAATCTCTTATGTGAAATGCTTATTTCTTGATATTCCAGGTATGTTGTTGTTAAGAATTTATTCGACTTATTCGGTCCTAAAATTATTTATCATTGGTATACGAAATTGATAAAATATATCGTATAGAAAGATGATTATCATAACCGCACACACATGCTTTGTTAGTGTGCACAATTCTACTACTAGTACATATATTCCTGATTATATatcatgatttgtttttttatatatattatattgggTACTAAATGTATTTATGTCCTCCACTTACACGATTCCATTGTTTGGACATACTGTCCTttccttatgtagacgaaacgcgcgtctggcgtactaaattatattcctggtacctttgataactatttcaaacatttcgccattgtttttttttttttagaacgaTAGCTGGTATTGTGATAGGAGTACTAGTAGTTGTCGGTGGTGTAGCTGCAGTAGTAGCAGTACTAGTTTACATAAAGTATTTCCGTGAGTAGATTACAAATTGTTATTGTGCACATAGTTTTAAAGCTTATTAAAAAACAATTTGGTCGTTCACTTGATTATTTTCAGTACAGAATCATCTTTTATTAATGGTTAGTTAAGTGTTTAATCATGGAAATTTGGCCGAACTTTTCAagataatcttttacaaaagcaAACGTTGCAAACTTTGGAAATAAGAATATTGTATCTTAGCTCTGTAAGTTTAGTTATTAAGCAAATGGTTGGTTATACCTTTTTAAAATACTCtttggaaaaaaaagatataaattgttttgtattctGTGACTTCTCCAAAGCTTTTGACAAAGTTTGGCATAGGGgtcttatatataaaatgaaagctTATGGTGTTGACGGAAACGTATTGAATTGGTTTCAGGATTATCTACACGACAGAAAACAGAGAGTAGTATTAAATAACTCGTCTTCTTCCTTCTGTAATGTCTCAGCTGGTGTCCCCCAGGGATCAGTTCTGGGCCCTCTTCTCTTTgtcttatatattaatgatattgctgaTAAGCTTACTTCACTGTGTCGGCTATTTGCTGACGACACATCATTCAACTATTCTGGTAACGATGGAGAACAGATTAGATCTGTTATTGATCGCGACTTGAAAGAGCTGGATGTTTGGTCTTCTAAATGGCTTATGTCATTCAACCCAGATAAAACcgaaattatgattttttcaaatattgagacTCCAGACCTCAGCTTTTCCTTAAATggtaaaaatatacctttaagTACATCTCATAAGCACCTGGGAGTTAATTTCAGTAGTGACGCAAAATGGAACAATCATATTGAAAGTATAATTACAAGTGTAAAGAAACACTTAAATGTTTTACGTAAACTTAAATATCGATTATCtcgaaataatttagaaaaactatACTTAGTTTTTATTAGACCCATTTTCGAATATGCCACGGAAGTGTGGGATAATTGTGGAATAGGCTACtcaaataaattagaaaatttacaattggaggccgcaagaatagtaacaggtctaccaatatttacaaaaactgaaactttatattctgaggttggctgggaatctctttttgaaagaagaagaagaagaaaattacagatgttttataacatgaaccAAAAGCATGCACCAGAATATCTATGTAATCTTGTACCTCCTTGTGTACAAAGTACAACCAACTACCCGTTGCGAAATGGTCAAGATATTATTGTTCCATTTTGTAGACTTTCCCTTACTACTGAATCGTTTATTCCCTCTACTATACGTGAATGGAATAAACTTGATCCAAAAATTCGCAGTGTcgactctatttctaaatttaagaaagaattaaaaaacgatagtctagtatgtaaaattgaaacgttttatttgtacggcccaaggaaattaaatattatcttaacgcaattgcgatgttCTGCTTCATCCTTAAACAATGACCTATTTAGAGCTAACATTATAAATGATCCCTCTTGTCATTGTGGGTCCGATATTGAGGATGTCTACCATTACTTCTTCGTTTGCccaaaatacacattatgtagGAAAAACTTATTCgataaccttaactggctatctgaaaactttgttttagatacaaaactattaatttgcggacacttggaactttcgaatgaacaaaatattcaaattttcaaacatgttcagaattacataaaaaggtcaaacagatttcttatgccttgatagagcgTTATTATTGCTGACACAGGACGTCATCGTTGCCATCAATCcacaagtcatcgtcacagaagtatacgatttttcaaattttctttttccttttttactttgtctcctctttgttcacctatgaaagctagtattatattgtataaactgtttgttttatatgcatgtccattatattatactattattgtaactttatattgtattatggagaagacttcataagtatgatttacttgtgtctaatccattttgctttaattcagcaaataaaatatgtttaaactaaactaaaggCGAATATTTGAAATCCTGCAGAATCTAAGAAAGGTACTCAGTTAAAACTGAAAAAATCTTACCTgtcaagaaacaaaaaaaataataataagctCAAACCAACGATCCAGCACATAAGCCTTCCCCTGACTTCTTAGTGCAGATAATCGCAAAATCTGGTGATTGCATGTATTCCGATTAATTAAcgaagattttttttaagtaagcCATAAGTCATATTcgtaagaaaaacaaaatggaacGTCGACAAGTTGTTTCTGCAACGCGGGTAAAAAGAAGGAGTATCGTGATTTACTTCTACATGCCTGTTCGGATTTTGAATTAAAGAGAAATACgtatttccctttttttttttgtaatcgtGTGGTGATAGGTTGAACAAATCTGTGGCTAAGCACTACTATATTGGACTGATGATACCATATGAAACAGGTGGTTGTTTTTGAATGTAAAGTGATATAATATTTGTAAACggatttcaaaaatttatatCATCTTCAAAATGTATTTTATGTAATCGTAATATTTCAGTACGAACGATTTAAATAGGAGCGTTACGGAAAAATGTTTAATCACATTTAACCCAAAATTGACTTTTAAGTAGTACTAtcttttttattcttttcatctgtggaaattttaaaacagtttaaGATTCGCATTTCATTTAAATTGTCACAATATATATAAGGACAAGTTATTACTATGTTTGTCTTCAAACTATCACAGGTGTCTTTGCATAGAAGTGaaactataattttatttttgtgcaAATGGTTTCGTCTTTTTagcgcaaatgaaatgcaaatttgtgaaaatgaaaaaaaacattactattGATAACacacaaaatatataattgcctcaataaaaatgtaatttttgaaTCTGAAAAAAACTTCACTGCTATTTACAGGAAATAAAACATAAAGAAGCTGCTATGGGAAATGAAAGGCTTAAATGACACCAGAATGACGTCAACAAAgacaaaatatttaatgtttggaAAATTGCAACTGAAACTTTGCTTTCAGTTATTGTTGTACTTTGattaaacaaaagtttcaaaataCATAATATACTGTTATAAATGACTGGTCCCttatttttgtttgataaataaaaactgATATTATATAAAGAACAAACTCTACATAAAAGGTACTAACTACAGATAAAGAGTGAGTTGCCTGTTCCACTAGTGATACGTTTCGTGTCGCTCAtggaaaattaaatttttattttaattcgatGACATGTGGCACTAGTTGTAAACACAAGCAAGAACAATTGGACGGGAGAATGGATACAACAATTGGAAAAATTCCGCTGTCGTGtttgaaaaaagttatcaaagataccagaattataatttaaacgccagacgcatgtttcgtccacataagactcattagtgatgcTCCGATCAAAaacgttataaagtcaaacaagtacaaagttgaacataTATGGTCTATAATGACCAACTAAGTTATGATAGCGTTTGTAATCTCTGTAGAAAAGTACTTAAACTTTAACATTAACACTGGTTAAATATAAGCTTCCTGGTGAACTATAAAACCAGGGATTATAGATAACAAAACACAAGTAccataacaataataaataacgCCATTGTATCAAAGCTACACAGTTATTGAGGGCACAATTAAAGTACTTAAAGTTAAAGGACTAACTAGGTTTTCATGTTACATCATAGGATGAGTGCGTATCGTTCAAAGTGTCAGTTGATGTTTCCCGTACCGCAGACAACATGTAaaggtcaagttacagtaaataggtTATGACACAGGTTTTACATGTGTTTATACTAAAAATCCGAAATTCATTAATTTATCTCAATTATTTTCTGAAATACATTTGGATGAACacttcaatccactattttcttcttaaaaaaaaccctgtaccaagtcacgtattgaattttcctcgaattCAGTATGTAAACTCATCATAAACACCAGGATTGAAAATTTGTACTTGCAACAGACGTGAGTCttgtcaacaaaagactcatcagtgacgctctaataaaaaaaagtctaaaagTTCAAATACAGTACGAATCTGAAGATCCATGTTGAATTTTGctcgagttcagtatttttgtgattttactttttcaataaGTATGAAGATTTGAACAGAAGTACACTCGtacaattataaataaaacatttctaaaTATTGTCTTAAAGCCGTAAAATCTATGGAAACCCATAAAAATgcttaaaaacatatttaatttgttacTACAGAGTTTTCCGTTTGACagatataaaataatgatatgttcaccgattttattttatgtatttacgCTTCAGTTTTGCTGTTGGCCGCGACAAGCGTTAACATCAAGAGTACGCTTATTACGACATTTTATTACATTTCCCCCCACCACAACATTTCGTTGATTGATATATATACCcccaacgaaatttgttttaaaaaaatttgcgAAAAAAAGAATTGAGAGTAATGGCCTGCTAAAATATATgggcaattaaaaaaagaaaaaaacagagaaaaatgGCGCAAAAAGATAATTACCAAAACTCCATTCCAGACCAATATTTATGCACTAAGTATAGTGACAGTTGTTTTGACCAGGTTATAGATATATTTTGCGTGCATGCAATGAAACAGTTTGTCAAATGAAACAGTTTAACTtccaagtttgttttttttaattatttttttgttaggaTTCAACGTTACATAGAGGTATGCAAAATTTTACCAAGAgttcgtgttgaaggccatactttggtctataatggtttacttttaaaagttgtgacttggatagagattTATCTCCTtagcactcatgccacatcttcttttatctatatataagACAATTTTACTGATTTGTAACCTTAACAATATCACCTGCCATTAATTCCTCAACAAGCAACGACTGGAAAAATAGGcagtatttgtatttgatgtttcaACCACAAA contains:
- the LOC139515447 gene encoding uncharacterized protein, which codes for MTHIKIADLTTSTPPLLPNFQTDVVGIPTMFSAICHSDSQCPAGFHCCKGTEWCCASGYACTGTAECRLEALSAGTIAGIVIGVLVVVGGVAAVVAVLVYIKYFLFAAVCQSDSQCLKGYHCCKGTIWCCPSGYSCTGTSTCLSAGMIAGIVIGVLVVIISVAAVVYKKCVRNTA